Genomic window (Phragmites australis chromosome 21, lpPhrAust1.1, whole genome shotgun sequence):
TCTTCCTTCCTTGATTTACAAAATGTTGTGGTATGGAAATATGATTTGCAGTTTCGTGCTGTCGTTTCCAAACTTCACCGGgattccttccttttttttttttttttgctgttgtAAGGGATTACACATTCTTTTCCTTAGTGTGAACAGTAAACGTGTCACGATAAAATGAAGTGGAATTTCGTTTCTTACTTTTGAAGTAAAAGGAAAGTACGAAGTGGAATTTCGTTTCTTACTTTTGAAGTAAAAGGAAAGTACTTACTATTCCGAGTGAGAAGGAAAACAAAGGTGTTGCACTGAGAAACGCAGCACAAGGCGGTGACAGAAATTCTTCCAGGAGAGCGAGCAGCACCCGCTCCTTCCTCCCGAAGCGGATCAATCGGAGGTGCGCGCGGGGGAAAGGGCGGCGGCGATGTGGGTGGAGATACTGTGCGGCCTGGTGGCCTACAAGATCATCCGCCGCGTCTTCTTCGCCCACGACGGCGACCCTTCCTACCTCGCCGACCTCGACTCCTCCCACTCCGACCTCTGCTTCGCCGTTGCCGCCAGGTTCATTCATTTCCCATTAgttccttttcttctcccctTCACTCCACCTCTGAACATCTCTTCTCCTCATTAAATTAAGAGAAGACGAACTCTACTGATTCGTCGTATTACTTTCCAGGCTCGAGAAGCTCTACGCCGGCCGATGCTTCGTCGGCCTCCGCATCCCCGACCCGGACGCCGGCGCGCGCCAACACATCGACGTCGTCCTCGTCACCAAGAGGTCAGCCTGTCCTCTAGTTTCTGACCTCTCTCTGTTCGTCTGCTCCGCAtctgctgaaaaaaaaaaagggttatTTTTTAGAGTTTAGCAGGATTCTGCTATTGCCCTGTAGAAGGTAGCATCTAGCAATATGTACGGCTAGCGGTTCAAGACACTGTTTTCAGAGTTCAGATTACAGAGCTAATGCATTACAGGGTAAGAAAGTTAGCGCCAAAAATTGTAGCCTGGCTGATCTTCATCTTCCAGCACTGCTCTCTCACAGTGTTGAATATCTTCCTAGATCTACTAGGAAAATGTTTGGATGCGTCATTCATTTCGGGATGATTGACACCTGGTACAGCTAGATAGATTAGTAGGTATGCCTGCTGCGATCGCTTGCAGTGTGCCTTCCTGTGATTGTCGAGAAATGGTTTGTTCACCACTCGTGTTTGATATTTCTTCAGCACTGTTACCGACTTACCGTGGTCTAAATCGCTTCTAAACTGTGCCCAATTTCACTTTAACTTGCCTAGATGTCATCATTACTGACATAGTAATCTATGTACTCAACCATCCTTGCACAATCCATCTGTATGACGATGAACTAATTTGATTTTGGACTATCACTTTGTCCAAACTGGAAAGCAAGGTTTTCATCTTCTTTACTGAACAGGGAGTTGATGGTGGTGGCGATCAAGAACTTTTCTGGTTTTGTTGAGGTCGACAAGGACGGGAACTGGTCTTGTCCAAGTGACAAGAAGCGCAAGCAAGAGATATTTCCAAACCCGGTATGTGATTTGACCACTCCTTTTTCTGTGAATTCTTCGACAACTTCATGCCATTGCGGAGCGTTATTGTGCCACTCGCGAGTTGTTACTGAACTTAGTATGGTGGAGCTACCATGTGGACATAACTAATTGTGTGTTGCAGTAAGACACCAGATATGCTGTTGCAATTGTTGTCCCTCCCACTGTTGTACTTTCCAGTGAAAAATCATGTGGAAGGTGCATATTTTCTGTTTGTAATATTATAGCACTTTGAGGTATGGAATGCTCGAGCTGTATACTTCTACTATCGCAAAGGGAAATTCTTTGTTGTAAATATTCTTGATAGTAAACTTTATGTTTCATAGTCCTTTGATACGATATTCTTTCGAAACTTAAAATCGTTTGCGTACCGATGGCACTCCAAGTTTGGAAAATCCAAGTACTCGCAATCAATAGGTCATTCGGTTTGCATTTGCTGCTTGATGCCTCTATGTTAATTTTCAATCACACTGGTTTCAGTTGTATTCATGTCTACTGATTTTGCTGCATTTTGTTCTTTAGGTACTAGAAGTCAACAGACTAGCTGCTAATCTTCAATCATACTTGGAGCAAAGGGGAGCAAAACTGCCTGACGGGCATATAATCGGAAGGGTTGTTCTGCCAAATCCTAACTGCAGGTTAGTTCTCTTTATGAGACTATGTTTTGTTTGCTTTGCTCGTGTTGGATGCTTCTTTGGTTTTCTCATTATTCTTGTTATCCTCTTTCTGTTTTTTAGTTTTAACTATTTAACTTGTTCTCCATCAGGCCTTCATATACTATAACTCTTCAACCAGAGGTTATCTTGTCCGATCAATGGAAGGATCTCAAGACATGGCTCTCAACATGGATTAAAGGTGCATTTACTGGAAGCAAAAGTGGCATGCAAGATTCGGTACTCCAGAATCTAAATTTTATTCTCAGCACATCGCCTATGTGGGACAGGTAAAGTATTCTGTTTCTTGCTGTCCTCTTAAAAATTTTGTTCCTCTATTTCGTTCTCCTTTGGTCTATTATGGCAATGTTTCTATGGGAAAGGAAACTAACTACTAGAATATAAACAATTACGAGGCAAAAAGATAACACAGCCTTTGTATTTTGGTTGGACATTGTCTAGTATCAGCCTCAAGTTTCTTATTTTAGGtctaaaaaaagtttttttaaggCATTTTGAGGTAGTTGAGAATAGTTATGTACAACGTTGCAGTTTAGTGGCGAAAATGTAGGCGTTCAGGTTGatctttttgtttttaatatagttgctcttttccttttgtAGGTTGGAACTCAAAGGTGACAAAAATGTTCTTGGTGAATTCATCGAGTTCAAAGGCAGGCATGAGGATATTCAGCTTCTAAAAAACCTGAAGAGGTCAAAAGTCAGTCGATTCATCATCCAGAAGTCAACTCTTTTTGGTGGTTTTGGTAAGTTGTATGTACCTTCTGTTCTTGCTATTCTTTTTGCTAGTCACTATGTTCAGCTAAACTTTGTAATGTGATTGTTGTTCAAGGTGAGAGCTTATCACTGTAGGCTAGCAGAGGAATGCATTTGCTGCATAGTGGCAGCTATGTTGGGCATGGGACTAGGGAGGATAAAATTAGGGGACAGTTCAAAGAATAGATGCGTAGAATGCTAATAGAAATGTCATATGTGCATGATCATCTTAGCAAAATGAAAGGGAATTTATAAGATTCGTGATGGTCCATGAGTACTAGGTGAAAATCCTGTGATAGTTTATTACTATTATGAGAGATCTCTGCCTAAATGCTGTAATTGATGCGCAATATGACTTACATTTGTTTTGTTTAAATTCTGTAATTGATGCGCATTATGAGTtacatttgttttgttttggcaTGTTCTTTATGCAAATGCAGTTAGGTCAGGAGTTCAAATATTGTATTCACCTAGAGATTATCGTGCTGAGGGAACTTCATCTTCAGAATGGAAAGAGATTTCTGTGAAGCAATACACAGAGATTCTTTTTCAGCCGTTGCACTCCAAAAAAGTTCGGAAATTCAAGCTGTCAAGTGTTGTTTCTATGACACTGAGTGCCTAGTAAGTAGAAATCTCTCGCGTATCATTCAGGCTGCCACTTTTCTCTTGTACTAGATACTTTGTCTATGTACCTCAGTCAAATTGTGCTTCTCTCTGTTTCTATAGATCGACCTGTATGTCTGTGTGTGATGATGTGGAGGAAAGTGATTCGTAACAATGCATAACTGAATATGTTTCGTATTGTTTCCAAATAGTCTTTTTAGAGGATGTTGCCAATTAGTTAAATGTGTGCACTCTGGAATTGGGACCTGAATCCTTGAGCAGTATTGCTGGTGAGGGATTGTTGGCCCAGGCCCAGTTTCTTTTGTAATTTCCTTATCTGGCTATGATTCATTCTTGAAAGCAGTACGCAAACGCACTTTGCATGAGTATGGATGCAATGATGCTACACCGTATATGCTAGTATACGTCGATCAGAGACTGGTCCTGTGCAAGTCATCAATTGAATTCATTTGTCAAACCAATTATCATATTTACTGTACAGGCGGTAACAGAGCTGcaaatttatttattgttcCTTTGGTTCAACCTAGAGATTTTCTTGGCAATCAATCACTGGAATGCTCTTACCCCTGAATCCTGATAGGGGTGTAATACATGCGGCATGCTTGGCCATGTACAGCATATGCACATTTGACCAACCAAATCTCCCTTTTTGAGGAAAAAGAATGCAAATACTAGATACAAAAGAATACAACCCTAGTTGCATCTGtgagataaatatataaaaaggaAATCCCTAATCCAGCCCCCCTATACCCCACTGGAGAACTCCACCATGAGCTTGTTGAGCTTCTTGTTCTGAATCCTCTGTGGGATCACCTTCAGCTCATCACTGCAATCAGCCAATGCAAGTTCATCCGATCCATTGGTGAGCACAAAAACAACACACCCCATGTATTTAACAAGATCGATGTGtgaagaagatgagaagaagTGCGTTGTAGGTAGGTAGGTTACCTTGGTGGTGAGCGTGGGGCGGACGGCGAGAGCAGCTGGCCGAGCTTGACCGCGTCCTCCGGCCGGCACACAGCGTTGTTGAAGCAGAGGTAGCGGCCGTAGGCAGTGGGGGACTCGTAGGCAGCCACGTGCGCGTCGGCGAGGAAGTCGACGTCGACGGTGACGAGGACGCCGTCGTCGTACATGTCGGGGGCGCCCTTGAGGTAGGGGTGCGCGGCGGTGAGCCCCGGCCCGGTGACGAGGCCGGCGTTGATGGCCACCATGTCCACGCCCCTGTCCATGGCCAGTGCCCACGCTGTCTTCTCCGAGAGCGTCTTGGCCAGAGCATGCCACAACTGCAGAGACAGGCATGTAAGCGAGATGCTCGGGCACATGCGGCTTTCTTTGAAAATTGCGGCTTTCTCAATCGAGTTATTTTCTTTGACACGCACACCacaggcagcagcagcatctcGATCTCATCTCCAGGACGCCTGAATTGGCTGCTTCTGCTCACTAGGAACCCAGATTCTGAAGCGCGCTGCATAACGGGAAGGAGGTTTTGAATCTTCCATGGCGTGATGCGGGAGGGACGGCATCCGCGCACGGAGAGCGACTACAGGGATGGCGTTCTTGAGATTTGGTAGCACGCTTCCTTTGCGTGTTGGATTCGATAACAAGACAAGCATCATCAGCTTGGCGTTGCTACCTACGAGCGAGCTAGCTAATGGACCAAGGACTTGGCATGTCGATGGATCGCGAAAGATCGGATCAGGATTGTTTCTGCAgcaggtctctctctctctctctctctctctctctctctctcaagtcacTTTGAGTTGGAGGCCCCAGGAAAACGAAGGCGTTCAATTCAATGCCTATGGATTTGGATACGATACCTTGAATTGCAGTACAGTGCAGTACAGGTACGAGAAGATACCTTGAATTTCCTGCAGAAGGCGAGGTCGCTCCAGCTCTTCTCGTCGGCGAGGAggtgcggctgctgctgctgctgctgctgcttgtggGTGTCGTTCCAGACGACGGCGGTGACGGAGGAGGTGAAGACGACCCGCTCCATGGTCTCCGTCTGCGCGCACGCCTCCAGCACGTTGTGCGCCGCGCGCACCTCCGTCTCAACCATCAGCTCCTGGATGCAAACAATACAATCAATTCAAATCCAACCCAATCGAGCAGGAGCAGCGACGACGCGACTAGAACACAGACGCCATGCCAATATGCATGCCATGTGGCGGCGTTAATGCACGCGGGaacagctgctgctgctgctgctgtggtcTTTGGAGGAGAGTAGAGTTAATGCACTGCACCCGGGGTACTGTGCTCCGCACCTGgaggctggaggaggaaggaaggaagaagaagcaagagcacactcactcactcactcactcacagCCACACATGAGCTGTGTGCCATTAATGAAGCCCAGCTcagcactgcactgcactgcactgcactggaGCGAACGGTACGGTCTAGACGGTGGAGAAAGGGGAAAACAAATTAAAGGGAAAAAGCTCTGCTCTGTTTATGGCTGGCGGTACTGTAGGAGGAGCTGTGTGTGTGTAATCCAATCCAGTTGTTACAAGcgaagaagaaagaaacaagAGGATTGATTTTTGTTTACTCACATCGCATTCGGCCTGGTCCTGTGGCGTGTTGAACATGCAGAAGACGCCGGCGCATCCGCGGACGGCGTCGGCGATGGCGTGGTAGTCGAAGGGGTCGGCGCGGAACACCATGAGCCGGTGCTTGCACACGTCGCTGCTGCGCGACAGCTGCTGGCAGCCGCCGTCGCAGTAGGTGGCGGCGTGGACGGTGTATCcccggcggaggaggcggtcgaCGAGGGCGCGGCCCAGCGGGCCGGAGGCGTCCATGACGCACACGCTCTTGCCTGCCGCCTCTACCGACCCCGGACACATGGCTTCTCCCCTTTCTGCTCGGTCGGAGCTCTCCAAGAAAGCCTATAAACGAACGGAGGGGAGCGAGAGCGAGAGCGAGGCGAGCAGAGGGAAAGCCAAGGAGGAAAACAGACCGAGTAGTACtccgtgtgtgtgtatatatatatatatatagagagagagagagagagtaaaagGAAAGGGGGGGGCCGGCGAGGACAGGAGAGACGGATTCGGAGCGGAAATGGAGGTCACGCGAAGCAAGGGAAGGAGGAGGGCATTCAAAGGGTGTGCCGTGCCGGATCGTATCGTGTCTCGACCTCGATTGCCAGTGCCAGCCAGTTGGTAGTTGGTAGCTGGGGCATGTggtttctcttctcttctcttctcctctcctctcctctcctctcctctccgtGGTCAGGTCAGGTCAGCTCAGGTCTCCTCCTCTACTCTTCCTCTTGCTAGCAGAGTAGCAGTTCGATGACGAGCAAGTCAAAACCACCCAagcggagaagaagaagaagaagccttgcTTGCATTTGCAGCTAGCTCGGGCGAATCTAGAAACTGGAGAGGCGAGCAGCCAACTACCCAAGCGAACGGGTCGGGTAGGGGAATTGAAGCCCCCCCACAGGAAGGAGTCAGGCCTGAATTCGGGCAGCGGGGATGGGGTTGGCCACCGGTTACAGCCACTGCTCTTCaccctagctgctgctgctgctgccaacCAACCAATGCCAAACCCTTCCTCTGCATTCCTCTCCACAGGTCCAGCACGTATTCCACAATGTCATCATGACCATGTGTCTTGGAAACGAACTGAATAGTAGTATCCTAATATTCGGAGGTGGTGGCCAAACCACAAATCGTGCCAAAGCGGAGTAGTACGATTGCACATGATCTAGCATCCTGTGAAAAAACAATCTACaattatatatacatgtatcaACAGTTTTAGTTTCCAAGGGCACCATTTTGTAAATATAGCTGCATATGATCCTAATTAAGATGATACACTAGTACAGAGCATTTGCTTCTTCTGCATCTCTCTGTCGCAAGCCAACCccctttttctcttctctcaGCTGGCTCATTCATCAACCAAACCAGATTAAGGATGGGCTCCATCTGTATCTAAACACAACTGCCTcttcatcatttgcttaatTCACCTGTGACAGCCAGCCTGCTCGATCCCAGTACTCTGTACTCCTCCGAATATATTAGTAATAGATTGGCATGCTTGAGTCCATTTTCCAATCTACCGGGAACATCGATGTCAGGTCAGGTGCGATCCTTAATCTTACTACTCCTACATAACTAGTTGACGATTAGGACCACTAAGTTTTAGTAATCCGTCACCTCATCGGCGTTTCAGTTCCGTTTCTACCTCATTGGCGACCAGTAAGCAGAGAGTCAGAAACGTCTGAGGATCAAGCTGAGCAGCATGGCAAAATTAACCTTCCCATTGTCTTTTGTCCTTACATATTTGCCAATGAAGAGGGAAACTTTCTTACTCGTGTACCAttttactccctccatttcataTTATAGGACGTTTAAATTTTTCTGATTCGTTCCAGAATATAGGGCGCCAAATCACTCTTCCAACACGCTCTCTCTGAAATGCCCTGACTTTCTGCTTTCTACCATGCTTCGGCGACGCCTCGATAGCTGCTGCCTGTATTTACGCGCTGTTGCTGTATGCAATGGGTGCGGCTGCTAGCGCTTCGTGTACATGTTTTCAGAGTCCATCCGAGTCCTTTGCGAGTCCATTTCTTCCGAGTCCGGCGAACCGCTGCATGCATGGACGACGAACACACCCACGTGAAGCGCGTGTTTCACGTGTGCTCGCCGGCAGCGACGACGGCGATTGCTCGATGGAGCATTGCTTGCAGGTCTCGACTATCAAATATTTATAATGTAAATATAAGGATATTTACATAGTTTCAAATCTGCAAGTAAATAATAGCTCTATGTCATATCTTGAATTAATTAATCTCATGATCTAAGTTTACTATACGAGGTGTGTACAGAGCTAACCATAAGAAACTATGGGGTTTCTCTGTGTTCCCGCTACTAAAGTTCTAGTCGAATGATGATTAGTTTCGCTGTAGATCTTCGCTGGGTGCTGATGTTTCTACTCGAATatgcttgttttgttgctttGCAAGACTTTGTAGAAATGAAGGCGTGAACCGCTTTGGTGTTTATGCTTTATTAGATTGATTGGTCTTGGACGTACCCTTCTCCTCATTTTATAGTTGTGGTAACTCAGGTGTACCCTATCCAGATTTCTTTAGGTAATTCTTTGTAAATTGTTGATCTCCTAAATAAGAGATGGCTTCTCTATTCCGTACCATTATCTTCCTTATATTCTTTCTTCTTCTACTCCCTCTGCTTGCGACTGTGAGTAAGAGCAGAGCCAGGGACGCAAAGGGGTGGTCAGAGACCCATTCGGTCGGCACAGTCATTTTGCGTCCCGTGCCACGTCACAACGGCCAGTGGCCGTGCAAAGACAGCAAAAATGGCACACCAATAAGAAACTTTCTCTTTCTATTAGCAAATACTACTATGTAAGGATAAAAGACAATCATGTTTGAAGAGTGTCCAACCAAGAGAGTGGTAGAAACTTAATTTTCCAAGCAGGATAGGATGTTCATGTGCAACATGCAGTGCATCTCAGCTTTAATTGAACTCTCTCCTCGCATAATTACTGACTTATAAATGGAGAGCTTCATCTTGACTAATAGGGGGCATCGATCGAGCGATTGGGTTTTCTCAGACGACAAATTGTTCGCATATTGACCAACTGTTCCCGGCGGCGGTGGCTAGCAAACTGAACACATTCTTTGCATGATATGATAAGATATGTCGATGGAGGGTGAAGACCGCCATGATTTTTTGTTGATGACCTCAGCTCATGCATCATCGACACTTCAAGCAAACTGGCTTAATTTGCAAATTACTGAAAtactttttaaattttgttgcCGAATTTTAAGAAATATCAACACTTCCATAACTAGTGAACATCAGGTgaatagagtttttttttttcgtttcttctttgttttccaAGACACAATCAGGAAGTTGGACAGCAAGCGAGCACTACTAAAGGTGTAATCCGATTGGATATTGTTGATTCTATATtctatgatatattttttttattagaattgGAGCTAGATACGGATGACATCAGATACACATACAAATAGTCTCAGTCACAAGTACAGATCGAACATATGATGATTCAGATGCAAATAATATCAGTCAcggatattttttaattaagtaaaaaaaaacaactatATATATCGCATATAGGTTATAACTGTTCAATTATTCAAcatatctaaaactcaactaTATCATAGGTCAAATAAGCAAATCAACATTATACTTCTATGGAATGAGTTATGTTAGAGCAA
Coding sequences:
- the LOC133903433 gene encoding uncharacterized protein LOC133903433 isoform X2, with the translated sequence MWVEILCGLVAYKIIRRVFFAHDGDPSYLADLDSSHSDLCFAVAARLEKLYAGRCFVGLRIPDPDAGARQHIDVVLVTKRELMVVAIKNFSGFVEVDKDGNWSCPSDKKRKQEIFPNPVLEVNRLAANLQSYLEQRGAKLPDGHIIGRVVLPNPNCRPSYTITLQPEVILSDQWKDLKTWLSTWIKGAFTGSKSGMQDSVLQNLNFILSTSPMWDRLELKGDKNVLGEFIEFKGRHEDIQLLKNLKRSKVSRFIIQKSTLFGGFEIIVLRELHLQNGKRFL
- the LOC133903433 gene encoding uncharacterized protein LOC133903433 isoform X1 — its product is MWVEILCGLVAYKIIRRVFFAHDGDPSYLADLDSSHSDLCFAVAARLEKLYAGRCFVGLRIPDPDAGARQHIDVVLVTKRELMVVAIKNFSGFVEVDKDGNWSCPSDKKRKQEIFPNPVLEVNRLAANLQSYLEQRGAKLPDGHIIGRVVLPNPNCRPSYTITLQPEVILSDQWKDLKTWLSTWIKGAFTGSKSGMQDSVLQNLNFILSTSPMWDRLELKGDKNVLGEFIEFKGRHEDIQLLKNLKRSKVSRFIIQKSTLFGGFVRSGVQILYSPRDYRAEGTSSSEWKEISVKQYTEILFQPLHSKKVRKFKLSSVVSMTLSA
- the LOC133903435 gene encoding cinnamoyl-CoA reductase-like SNL6, with product MCPGSVEAAGKSVCVMDASGPLGRALVDRLLRRGYTVHAATYCDGGCQQLSRSSDVCKHRLMVFRADPFDYHAIADAVRGCAGVFCMFNTPQDQAECDELMVETEVRAAHNVLEACAQTETMERVVFTSSVTAVVWNDTHKQQQQQQQPHLLADEKSWSDLAFCRKFKLWHALAKTLSEKTAWALAMDRGVDMVAINAGLVTGPGLTAAHPYLKGAPDMYDDGVLVTVDVDFLADAHVAAYESPTAYGRYLCFNNAVCRPEDAVKLGQLLSPSAPRSPPSDELKVIPQRIQNKKLNKLMVEFSSGV